One Coccinella septempunctata chromosome 1, icCocSept1.1, whole genome shotgun sequence DNA window includes the following coding sequences:
- the LOC123318940 gene encoding histone H2B has translation MPPKTSGKAAKKAGKAQKNISKTDKKKKRKRKESYAIYIYKVLKQVHPDTGISSKAMSIMNSFVNDIFERIAAEASRLAHYNKRSTITSREIQTAVRLLLPGELAKHAVSEGTKAVTKYTSSK, from the coding sequence ATGCCTCCGAAAACTAGCGGAAAAGCGGCTAAAAAGGCGGGCAAGGcccagaaaaatatttccaagacTGATAAGAAGAAGAAACGGAAGAGGAAGGAAAGTTACGCCATCTACATTTACAAGGTATTGAAACAAGTGCATCCCGATACCGGTATTTCTAGCAAAGCTATGAGTATCATGAACAGTTTTGTGAATGATATCTTCGAACGTATCGCTGCTGAAGCGAGCAGACTGGCTCACTACAATAAACGTTCTACGATTACCAGCAGGGAAATTCAGACTGCGGTACGGCTTCTATTACCTGGCGAGCTGGCTAAGCACGCAGTCAGCGAAGGTACCAAAGCAGTCACCAAGTACACTAGTTCAAAATGA
- the LOC123318814 gene encoding histone H1B-like — protein sequence MSLSTSESEVRQATTPASAVGKTLKKAEKKTSAKSKHVKPSHPPTSDMVNSAIKGLKERSGSSLQAIKKYIGSNYKVDSEKLAPFIRKYLKSAVQSGSLIQTKGKGASGSFKLAAGGSTTNASKKVTKKLVKSADGANKNASSTTAAEKKNKSPARSTTTVSKSKKRAAIATEKKKPKLTKSPSKAKKAIKSPTKKPKAPKPKTVKSVTAPKKVTSPKKKK from the coding sequence ATGTCATTATCAACCTCCGAGTCtgaagtgcgacaggcaactacGCCTGCTAGTGCTGTTGGTAAGACGCTTAAAAAAGCCGAGAAAAAAACCTCAGCAAAGTCTAAACATGTCAAACCCAGCCATCCTCCAACTTCCGATATGGTTaacagtgccatcaaaggattgAAAGAAAGGAGCGGGTCCTCGTTGCAAGCTATCAAGAAATACATCGGTTCGAATTACAAGGTCGATTCTGAAAAACTTGCACCGTTCATAAGAAAATATCTGAAGTCCGCTGTACAGTCCGGTTCCCTGATTCAGACCAAAGGAAAAGGAGCGTCTGGTTCTTTCAAATTGGCCGCTGGCGGATCTACAACAAACGCGTCGAAGAAGGttacgaaaaaattggtcaagtcgGCCGATGGAGCAAATAAGAATGCGTCATCTACAACGGCAGCCGAGAAGAAGAACAAATCCCCTGCCAGGTCTACAACTACAGTGAGTAAGTCGAAAAAGAGAGCGGCAATTGCTACAGAAAAAAAGAAGCCAAAATTAACGAAATCTCCCTCGAAAGCTAAGAAGGCAATCAAATCGCCGACGAAGAAGCCCAAAGCACCGAAACCAAAAACGGTCAAATCAGTAACGGCTCCGAAGAAAGTAACGTCTCCcaaaaagaaaaagtaa
- the LOC123319068 gene encoding histone H3 — translation MARTKQTARKSTGGKAPRKQLATKAARKSAPATGGVKKPHRYRPGTVALREIRRYQKSTELLIRKLPFQRLVREIAQDFKTDLRFQSSAVMALQEASEAYLVGLFEDTNLCAIHAKRVTIMPKDIQLARRIRGERA, via the coding sequence ATGGCTCGTACTAAGCAGACTGCTAGAAAGTCGACCGGGGGTAAGGCTCCGCGGAAACAATTAGCCACCAAGGCTGCACGTAAAAGTGCTCCAGCCACAGGCGGTGTGAAGAAACCTCACCGTTACCGTCCGGGTACCGTTGCTTTACGTGAAATACGACGATATCAGAAGAGTACAGAGTTGTTGATCCGTAAGTTGCCTTTCCAGAGGTTGGTACGTGAGATCGCTCAGGATTTCAAAACTGATCTCAGATTTCAAAGTTCCGCCGTAATGGCACTTCAAGAAGCTAGCGAAGCTTATTTGGTTGGACTCTTCGAGGATACAAACTTGTGTGCGATCCACGCCAAAAGAGTAACTATCATGCCGAAGGACATTCAACTTGCTAGACGTATCAGGGGTGAACGTGCCTAA
- the LOC123319014 gene encoding histone H4: MTGRGKGGKGLGKGGAKRHRKVLRDNIQGITKPAIRRLARRGGVKRISGLIYEETRGVLKVFLENVIRDAVTYTEHAKRKTVTAMDVVYALKRQGRTLYGFGG, translated from the coding sequence ATGACCGGACGAGGTAAAGGTGGTAAAGGTTTGGGCAAAGGTGGAGCCAAGCGTCATAGGAAAGTACTCCGAGATAATATCCAAGGTATCACCAAACCCGCTATCAGGAGATTGGCTAGGCGTGGAGGTGTCAAGCGTATTTCTGGTCTCATTTACGAAGAAACTCGTGGAGTGTTGAAGGTGTTCCTGGAAAATGTAATCAGGGACGCTGTCACATATACCGAACATGCAAAGAGAAAAACTGTTACCGCCATGGACGTTGTATATGCCCTCAAACGTCAAGGACGTACATTGTACGGTTTCGGCGGTTGA
- the LOC123322879 gene encoding histone H4-like: MQFSQQQQEYQEIYLGADSLVNAICRVGKGLGGKGGAKRHRKVLRDNIQGITKPAIRRLARPGGVKRISGIIYEETRGVLKVFLENVIRDSVTYTEHAKRRTVTAMDVVYALERQGRTLYGFGG, from the exons atgcagTTCAGTCAGCAACAACAGGAATACCAAGAAATATATTTAGGCGCGGACTCATTGGTGAACGCAATATGCAGGG TTGGTAAAGGTTTGGGCGGCAAAGGTGGAGCCAAGCGTCATAGGAAAGTACTACGAGACAACATCCAAGGTATCACCAAACCCGCTATCAGGAGATTGGCTAGGCCTGGAGGTGTCAAGCGTATTTCTGGTATCATTTACGAAGAAACTCGTGGAGTGTTGAAGGTGTTCCTGGAAAATGTAATCAGGGACTCTGTCACATATACCGAACATGCAAAGAGAAGAACTGTTACCGCCATGGACGTTGTATATGCCCTCGAACGTCAAGGACGTACATTGTACGGTTTCGGCGGTTGA
- the LOC123322883 gene encoding THAP domain-containing protein 1-like: MSTVMCTYVGCSKKISTEKSITYFRFPVKDEERCRKWIQHSGNTELLDMDEKQLIYRKICEGHFEQNAFTNHLRQRLVKTAVAIH, encoded by the exons ATGTCTACAGTAATGTGCACATATGTTGGATGTTCTAAGAAAATATCCACCGAGAAATCCATCACATATTTCAGATTTCCAGTGAAAGATGAAGAACGTTGTCGAAAGTGGATTCAGCATTCTGGAAATACCGAGCTTTTAG atatggatgaaaaacaattgatataCAGAAAAATTTGCGAAGGGCATTTCGAACAGAATGCCTTCACTAACCATCTCCGTCAAAGATTGGTGAAGACAGCTGTCGCTATACACTGA